The following proteins are co-located in the Streptomyces sp. NBC_01198 genome:
- a CDS encoding RecQ family ATP-dependent DNA helicase: protein MDNLELRAEADAILAELVGAPSGSARLREDQWQAVAALVEERRRALVVQRTGWGKSAVYFVATALLRRRGAGPTVIISPLLALMRNQVEAAARAGIQARTINSANPEEWETIYGEVERGETDVLLVSPERLNSVDFRDQVLPRLAATTGLLVVDEAHCISDWGHDFRPDYRRLRTMLAELPAGVPVLATTATANARVTADVAEQLGTGGGDALVLRGPLNRESLRLGVLVLPDAAHRLAWLGERLGDLPGSGIIYTLTVAAAEEVAAFLRQRGYAVASYTGKTENAERLQAEEDLLANRVKALVATSALGMGFDKPDLGFVVHMGSPSSPIAYYQQVGRAGRGVDHADVLLLPGREDEAIWSYFASVGFPPEEQVRRTLAVLQEAGRPLSLPALEPLVDLRRSRLETMLKVLDVDGAVKRVKGGWAATGQPWAYDAQRYAWVARQREAEQQAMRDYVATTGCRMEFLQRQLDDEKAVPCGRCDNCAGAWFDPAVAPGALTAAAGELDRPGVEVEARKMWPTGLAAVGMDLKGRIPAGQQAVTGRGLGRLSDIGWGNRLRPLLSAQAADGPMPDDVLAAVVTVVADWARSPGGWASGDSEAMARPVGIVAMPSRTRPQLVASLAQGLARVGRLPLLGTLAYTPRAGEYGAHRSNSAQRLRALADSFAVPDEVAAALAATPGPVLLVDDYTDSGWTLAVAARLLRRTGADQVLPLVLALAG from the coding sequence ATGGACAACCTGGAGCTGCGCGCCGAAGCCGATGCCATCCTCGCTGAGCTCGTCGGTGCCCCGAGCGGTTCGGCCCGGCTGCGGGAGGACCAGTGGCAGGCGGTGGCGGCTCTGGTGGAGGAGCGCCGGCGGGCTCTGGTGGTGCAGCGCACCGGGTGGGGGAAGTCGGCGGTGTACTTCGTGGCCACCGCCCTGCTGCGGCGGCGTGGCGCCGGCCCGACGGTGATCATCTCGCCCCTGCTTGCGCTGATGCGCAACCAGGTCGAGGCGGCGGCGCGGGCCGGCATCCAGGCGCGGACCATCAACTCGGCCAACCCGGAGGAGTGGGAGACGATCTACGGGGAGGTCGAACGCGGCGAGACCGACGTGCTGCTGGTGAGCCCGGAACGCCTCAACTCCGTGGACTTCCGGGACCAGGTGCTGCCCAGGCTCGCGGCGACTACCGGTCTGCTGGTGGTCGACGAGGCGCACTGCATCTCGGACTGGGGCCACGACTTCCGGCCCGACTACCGCCGGCTGCGCACGATGCTCGCGGAGCTGCCCGCGGGTGTGCCGGTGCTGGCCACCACGGCGACCGCGAACGCGCGGGTGACCGCCGACGTGGCCGAGCAGCTGGGCACGGGCGGCGGGGACGCCCTGGTGCTGCGGGGGCCGCTGAACAGGGAAAGCCTGCGCCTGGGCGTCCTGGTGCTGCCTGACGCGGCACATCGGCTGGCCTGGCTGGGGGAGCGGCTGGGGGACCTGCCGGGTTCGGGGATCATCTACACGCTGACGGTGGCGGCCGCGGAGGAGGTCGCGGCGTTCTTGCGGCAGCGCGGATACGCGGTGGCCTCGTACACCGGCAAGACGGAGAACGCCGAGCGGCTGCAGGCGGAGGAGGATCTGCTGGCCAACCGGGTGAAGGCGCTGGTGGCGACCTCGGCGCTGGGGATGGGCTTCGACAAGCCGGACCTGGGGTTCGTCGTCCACATGGGATCCCCGTCGTCGCCGATCGCCTACTACCAGCAGGTGGGCCGTGCCGGGCGCGGGGTGGACCACGCGGATGTGCTGCTGCTGCCGGGGCGCGAGGACGAGGCGATCTGGTCGTATTTCGCCTCGGTGGGCTTCCCGCCGGAGGAGCAGGTCCGGCGCACCCTCGCGGTGCTGCAGGAGGCGGGCCGCCCGCTGTCGCTGCCGGCGCTGGAGCCGTTGGTGGACCTCCGCCGCTCCCGCCTGGAGACGATGCTGAAGGTCCTGGACGTGGACGGCGCGGTCAAGCGCGTCAAAGGGGGCTGGGCGGCGACGGGGCAGCCGTGGGCGTACGACGCGCAGCGGTATGCCTGGGTGGCCCGGCAGCGGGAGGCCGAGCAGCAGGCCATGCGGGACTACGTGGCGACCACCGGGTGCCGGATGGAGTTCCTGCAGCGCCAGCTCGACGACGAGAAGGCCGTCCCGTGCGGCCGCTGCGACAACTGCGCCGGGGCCTGGTTCGATCCCGCCGTCGCGCCCGGCGCCCTGACCGCGGCGGCCGGCGAGCTGGACCGCCCGGGGGTCGAGGTCGAGGCACGCAAGATGTGGCCGACGGGGCTCGCCGCGGTCGGGATGGACCTCAAGGGGCGGATCCCCGCCGGCCAGCAGGCGGTCACCGGGCGCGGACTGGGCCGGTTGTCGGATATCGGCTGGGGCAACCGACTGCGCCCGCTACTGTCGGCGCAGGCCGCGGACGGGCCGATGCCGGACGACGTGCTGGCCGCCGTGGTGACCGTGGTGGCCGACTGGGCCCGATCCCCGGGCGGCTGGGCCAGTGGCGACTCCGAGGCGATGGCCCGGCCGGTGGGGATCGTCGCCATGCCCTCCCGTACGCGCCCCCAGTTGGTGGCGTCCCTGGCCCAGGGCTTGGCCAGGGTCGGCAGGCTCCCGCTGCTCGGCACCCTGGCATATACCCCGCGGGCCGGCGAGTACGGGGCGCACCGCAGCAACTCCGCCCAGCGGCTGCGGGCGCTGGCGGACTCCTTCGCCGTGCCGGACGAAGTCGCCGCCGCCCTGGCGGCCACCCCGGGCCCGGTCCTGCTCGTCGACGACTACACCGATTCGGGCTGGACTTTGGCCGTGGCGGCTCGGCTCCTGCGGCGGACCGGGGCTGACCAGGTGCTCCCGCTCGTCCTCGCCCTGGCCGGGTAG
- a CDS encoding SDR family NAD(P)-dependent oxidoreductase, whose protein sequence is MTAPGRRTVLITGSTDGLGRWLALRLAEAGDRVLIHGRDADRAQEVRGAVLEATGEDRAEVLLADLAELPEVDRLADEVAARTDRLDVLVNNAGIGGATPGGGRQVDEYGVERRFAVNYLAGYRLTRRLLPLLLGAAPSRIVNVASAGQQAIDFSDPMLASGYDATRAYSQSKLAQIMFTFDLAEELSGTGVTVDALHPATFMDTTMVREIGISPWSTVEEGGTATLRLINTTGPGSGRYYNGLSEARADRQAYDREARRRLRQLSDDLIAGRSGLRH, encoded by the coding sequence GTGACGGCGCCCGGGCGGCGGACCGTCCTGATCACCGGCTCCACCGACGGTCTGGGCCGCTGGCTCGCCCTGCGCCTTGCCGAGGCGGGCGACCGCGTCCTGATCCACGGCCGCGACGCCGACCGCGCGCAGGAGGTACGCGGCGCCGTGCTGGAGGCCACCGGCGAGGACCGGGCCGAGGTGCTGCTCGCCGACCTCGCCGAGCTGCCGGAGGTCGACCGGCTGGCCGACGAGGTGGCCGCCCGCACCGACCGGCTGGACGTGCTGGTGAACAACGCGGGAATTGGCGGCGCCACACCCGGCGGCGGGCGACAGGTCGACGAGTACGGGGTCGAGCGCCGGTTCGCGGTGAATTACCTGGCCGGATATCGGCTGACCCGCCGGCTGCTGCCGCTTCTGCTGGGGGCCGCGCCGTCCCGGATCGTCAATGTCGCCTCGGCGGGACAGCAGGCCATCGACTTCTCCGATCCCATGCTGGCGAGTGGTTACGACGCGACCCGGGCGTATTCGCAGAGCAAGCTCGCCCAGATCATGTTCACCTTCGACCTCGCGGAGGAACTGAGCGGGACGGGTGTCACGGTGGATGCGCTGCACCCGGCCACGTTCATGGACACCACAATGGTGCGGGAGATCGGCATCAGCCCGTGGAGCACCGTCGAAGAGGGCGGCACGGCGACGCTTCGGCTCATCAATACCACCGGACCCGGGAGCGGGCGCTATTACAACGGGCTCAGCGAGGCGCGCGCCGACCGGCAGGCGTATGACAGGGAGGCACGGCGAAGGCTCCGGCAATTGTCGGACGACCTGATAGCCGGCCGGTCCGGGCTCCGGCACTGA
- a CDS encoding DUF4937 domain-containing protein, which yields MLVKWIRCGVLDRAGFDRGQRRWTALREQPGFRGQGGGWSRSQPGVVHLFAFWDGQAPYDAFMAGPHEALAANQAGTFEMLAARTFTRRLDVKVGFEPRFSDADLLRVALCKVRPDRVDHFVQMQERVWNPAMAGSPGMLRGVFAEGAESDFLVLSAWNSTTEHGKYREGAVARLSDRAGLDDDVLNVAGDVVDVVQAWTV from the coding sequence GTGTTGGTGAAGTGGATACGCTGCGGCGTCCTGGACCGGGCCGGTTTCGACCGGGGGCAGCGCAGATGGACCGCGCTCAGGGAGCAGCCGGGCTTCCGCGGTCAGGGCGGCGGCTGGAGCCGCTCCCAGCCCGGTGTGGTGCACCTCTTCGCCTTCTGGGACGGGCAGGCGCCCTATGACGCCTTCATGGCCGGGCCGCACGAGGCGCTGGCGGCCAACCAGGCCGGCACCTTCGAGATGCTGGCAGCGCGCACGTTCACCCGCCGGCTGGACGTGAAGGTCGGCTTCGAGCCGCGCTTCTCCGACGCGGACCTGCTGCGGGTCGCGCTCTGCAAGGTGCGCCCGGACCGCGTCGACCACTTCGTCCAGATGCAGGAACGCGTCTGGAACCCAGCGATGGCCGGCTCACCCGGCATGCTGCGTGGCGTCTTCGCGGAGGGTGCGGAGAGCGACTTCCTGGTGCTCTCGGCGTGGAACTCCACCACGGAGCACGGCAAGTACCGCGAGGGAGCGGTGGCACGGCTGTCCGACCGGGCCGGCCTGGACGACGACGTGCTGAACGTGGCGGGCGACGTGGTCGACGTCGTCCAGGCGTGGACGGTCTGA
- a CDS encoding VOC family protein, giving the protein MVHVLSSRTLLRPTDPERSRVFYGEQLGLAVYREFGTGPERGTVYFLGGGFLEVSGRSDSPPSPGLQLWLQVADAQAAHEQLAARGVEVARPPKKEPWGLVEMWIADPDGVMICVVEVPEDHPIRHRPGI; this is encoded by the coding sequence ATGGTTCATGTACTGAGCAGCAGGACCCTGCTCCGGCCCACCGACCCCGAGCGCTCCCGGGTCTTCTACGGCGAGCAGCTGGGCCTGGCGGTCTACCGGGAGTTCGGCACCGGACCCGAGCGCGGCACCGTCTACTTCCTGGGCGGCGGCTTCCTGGAGGTCTCGGGGCGCTCGGACAGCCCGCCGTCCCCCGGCCTCCAGCTGTGGCTGCAGGTGGCGGACGCGCAGGCGGCGCACGAACAGCTCGCCGCGCGAGGCGTCGAGGTGGCACGGCCGCCCAAGAAGGAACCCTGGGGCCTGGTCGAGATGTGGATCGCCGATCCGGACGGCGTCATGATCTGCGTGGTCGAGGTGCCGGAGGACCACCCGATCCGCCACCGGCCGGGTATCTGA
- a CDS encoding SpoIIE family protein phosphatase, which yields MDDMSGAMAPGLLSDMSLPAAPDAGMRRFARLTARFVGVPSALVALVEGDSLVFPCVVGPAAHFAADGKQAALVRELSRRVVTSGAPVVLEDVRAGDPNREGGDDPGAAEVVSYAGEPLKDAMGRPLGALCAVDATARRWTESQLGDLADLAAACSAELRLRVTSLRATGARNRAQVLTHQVRQDLNSAELLLRAAEELTGAASVQEVNARVRDLLSADLKPSYVSLLLLNGRELRRLPDPDSVHPGESVERMDRGADFAAARALRERRMVTVADRADVVRNHGPEAVAAFDSLGISSAVCLPMVASRGPVGVLGLGWDSSHEVTLDEAAVLTTIAGYTAQAVERAVFLDDRIHVAHQLQQAMLTDLPTLPGMDIAALYRPASADDMVGGDWYDAFPLPHPHGDRDPGVAVTVGDITGHDIRAAALMGQVRSMLRQSVLIKNGEGPASALAALEYACRVLPLPASGTLIHAHIHHENDQWTMTWTNAGHPPPLLLHPDRHVSHLTDHGPLLHHGLPATERHDSQVVLEPGSTLLLYTDGLIERPGSDLDSAIDHAAALLAAGATAPLPDLLERLADQVACAHADDDTVLLALRIPPREQPATAGPS from the coding sequence ATGGACGACATGAGCGGTGCGATGGCACCCGGTCTTTTGTCGGATATGAGCCTGCCGGCGGCTCCGGACGCCGGGATGAGGCGCTTCGCGCGGCTGACCGCCCGCTTCGTCGGTGTGCCCAGCGCTCTGGTCGCGCTGGTGGAGGGCGACAGCCTGGTCTTCCCCTGCGTCGTCGGGCCCGCCGCCCATTTCGCGGCCGACGGCAAGCAGGCCGCCCTCGTCCGCGAGTTGAGCCGGCGAGTGGTGACGTCGGGCGCCCCGGTGGTCCTGGAAGACGTGCGCGCCGGCGATCCGAACAGGGAAGGCGGCGACGACCCCGGCGCGGCCGAGGTGGTGTCCTACGCGGGTGAGCCGCTGAAGGACGCCATGGGCAGGCCGCTGGGGGCGCTGTGCGCGGTCGATGCCACCGCGCGCCGCTGGACAGAATCCCAACTGGGCGACCTGGCCGACCTGGCCGCAGCGTGCTCGGCCGAACTGCGGCTGCGCGTGACCTCGCTGCGGGCCACCGGCGCCCGGAACCGCGCCCAGGTCCTGACGCACCAGGTGCGCCAGGACCTGAACAGCGCCGAGCTGCTGCTGCGCGCGGCCGAGGAGCTCACGGGCGCCGCCAGCGTTCAGGAGGTGAACGCCCGGGTGCGGGACCTGCTCAGCGCCGACCTCAAGCCCTCGTACGTGAGCCTGCTGCTGCTCAACGGCCGCGAGCTGCGCCGGCTGCCCGATCCCGACAGTGTGCACCCGGGCGAGTCCGTGGAGCGCATGGACCGCGGCGCCGACTTCGCCGCCGCGCGGGCGCTGCGCGAACGCCGCATGGTCACCGTCGCCGACCGCGCCGACGTCGTACGGAACCACGGGCCCGAGGCGGTCGCGGCCTTCGACTCCCTCGGCATCAGCTCCGCGGTCTGCCTCCCCATGGTCGCGTCGCGCGGCCCCGTGGGGGTCCTGGGGCTCGGCTGGGACTCCTCCCACGAGGTGACCCTGGACGAGGCGGCCGTGCTCACCACGATCGCCGGCTACACCGCCCAGGCGGTGGAACGCGCGGTCTTCCTCGACGACCGCATCCACGTGGCCCACCAGCTCCAGCAGGCCATGCTCACCGACCTGCCCACCCTGCCCGGCATGGACATCGCCGCGCTCTACCGGCCCGCGAGCGCCGACGACATGGTCGGCGGCGACTGGTACGACGCCTTCCCGCTTCCCCATCCGCACGGCGACCGCGACCCCGGTGTCGCCGTCACTGTCGGCGACATCACCGGCCATGACATCCGGGCCGCCGCCCTGATGGGGCAGGTGCGCAGCATGCTGCGCCAGTCGGTGCTGATCAAGAACGGTGAAGGCCCCGCCTCCGCGCTGGCCGCGCTGGAGTACGCCTGCCGCGTCCTGCCCCTTCCCGCCTCCGGCACCCTGATCCACGCGCACATCCACCACGAGAACGACCAGTGGACCATGACCTGGACCAACGCCGGCCACCCTCCGCCCCTGCTGCTGCACCCCGACCGCCATGTCTCGCACCTGACGGACCACGGCCCGCTGCTGCACCACGGCCTGCCCGCCACCGAACGCCACGACAGCCAGGTCGTGCTGGAACCGGGATCCACGCTGCTGCTGTACACCGACGGCCTGATCGAGCGCCCGGGCAGCGACCTGGACAGCGCCATCGACCATGCCGCGGCCCTGCTGGCCGCCGGCGCCACCGCACCATTGCCCGACCTGCTGGAACGCCTGGCCGACCAGGTCGCCTGCGCGCACGCCGACGACGACACCGTGCTGCTCGCCCTCCGGATCCCTCCCAGGGAGCAGCCCGCGACCGCCGGACCGTCGTAG
- a CDS encoding ribonuclease HII, translated as MAYPPPTHTVERSLRATLGVKTVAGIDEVGRGAWAGPVTVCAAVTGLRRPPDGLTDSKLITPKRRTRLAAVLTGWVTSFALGHASPEEIDTLGMTAALRLAALRALDGLPEPPDAVILDGKHNYLAGGGPWQVKTVIKGDQSCVSVAAASVIAKVQRDGHMAELGADYLPFAFDDNAGYPSPVHRSALEDLGPTPLHRMSWSYLDSMPRWQHLKKVRVLDDSGEQLGFDF; from the coding sequence ATGGCGTATCCACCACCCACTCACACCGTCGAGCGTTCCCTGCGTGCCACGCTCGGCGTGAAGACCGTCGCAGGCATCGACGAGGTGGGGCGTGGCGCCTGGGCCGGTCCGGTCACCGTCTGCGCCGCCGTCACGGGTCTGCGCCGCCCGCCGGACGGTCTGACCGACTCCAAGCTGATCACCCCCAAGCGGCGCACCCGGCTGGCAGCCGTGCTCACCGGCTGGGTCACGTCCTTCGCGCTGGGCCACGCCTCGCCGGAGGAGATCGACACACTGGGCATGACGGCGGCCCTGCGGCTCGCGGCGCTGCGCGCCCTCGACGGCCTGCCGGAGCCCCCCGACGCGGTCATACTCGACGGGAAGCACAACTACCTTGCCGGCGGCGGTCCGTGGCAGGTCAAGACGGTGATCAAGGGCGACCAGTCGTGCGTGTCGGTCGCCGCCGCCTCCGTCATCGCCAAGGTCCAGCGTGACGGCCACATGGCCGAACTCGGCGCGGACTACCTCCCCTTCGCCTTCGACGACAACGCCGGCTATCCCTCGCCCGTGCACCGCTCGGCACTTGAGGACCTCGGGCCGACGCCGCTGCACCGGATGTCGTGGTCGTACCTGGACTCGATGCCGCGCTGGCAGCACTTGAAGAAGGTCCGCGTCCTGGACGACTCAGGGGAACAACTCGGTTTCGATTTCTGA
- a CDS encoding TetR/AcrR family transcriptional regulator, giving the protein MDETPPRGRPRSETARRAVLDAALELCQSGGYQALTMKGIAETAGVGRQTVYRWWPAKQDVLIDALRDLGLRKAEQLDPETGDTLRDVRTLLDATFTLTTALTGNALVGLMAEAQHDPALSHRLQATVLGPRRQALRSLLARGVADGSLSDAAAPLDLAVDFAFGTMWYRLISQHAPVDTGLAEQVTTALATLLRPGAATAIQSVATGGAPPAGPHGAA; this is encoded by the coding sequence ATGGACGAGACCCCCCCACGCGGCAGACCCCGCAGCGAGACGGCCAGGCGCGCGGTGCTCGACGCGGCGCTGGAGCTGTGCCAGAGCGGCGGATATCAGGCGCTGACGATGAAGGGCATCGCGGAGACGGCGGGAGTCGGCCGTCAGACCGTGTACCGCTGGTGGCCCGCGAAGCAGGACGTGCTGATCGACGCCCTGCGCGACCTCGGGTTGCGCAAGGCGGAGCAGCTGGACCCGGAGACCGGCGACACGCTGCGCGACGTACGGACGCTCCTGGACGCCACGTTCACGCTCACCACCGCACTCACGGGCAACGCCCTGGTCGGGCTGATGGCCGAGGCGCAGCACGACCCCGCACTGTCGCACCGCCTGCAGGCCACCGTCCTCGGCCCCCGGCGGCAGGCCCTGCGGTCGCTGCTGGCCCGCGGCGTGGCGGACGGCTCGCTCTCCGACGCGGCCGCGCCGCTCGACCTCGCGGTCGACTTCGCCTTCGGCACCATGTGGTATCGGCTGATCAGCCAGCACGCCCCGGTGGACACCGGCCTGGCCGAGCAGGTCACCACGGCGCTCGCGACCCTGCTACGGCCGGGCGCCGCCACCGCGATCCAGTCGGTGGCGACCGGCGGGGCGCCCCCGGCCGGCCCCCACGGCGCGGCGTGA
- a CDS encoding ADP-ribosylglycohydrolase family protein, translating into MTAHTTDSARVSRAITSLRGLAVGDALGSQFFVPAHYSALQNGELPPGTWQWTDDTEMACSVVAVLAGHRRIDQDALALSFAEHHDFDRGYGPAVNRMLRLIRQEGADWRELAAGLFNGQGSWGNGAAMRVAPLGAWYAGDLVQAAHQAEISAYTTHQHREAVAGAIAVAAAAALAADPAAPRDPSDLLGAVLDVVPRSAVQAGIRRARDMLDYGDVATVAAVLGCGRRTSAHDTVPFALWSAARHLGDYERAFWTTAKAGGDIDTTCAIVGGIVAARPGGEPPAAWTERTEALPDWAVTS; encoded by the coding sequence ATGACGGCTCACACCACCGATTCCGCGCGTGTCTCCCGCGCCATCACCAGCCTCCGCGGCCTTGCCGTAGGGGACGCCCTCGGCTCGCAGTTCTTCGTCCCTGCCCACTACTCGGCACTGCAGAACGGCGAACTGCCGCCAGGCACCTGGCAATGGACCGACGACACCGAAATGGCCTGCTCCGTCGTCGCGGTGCTCGCGGGCCACCGGCGTATCGACCAGGACGCCCTCGCGCTGTCCTTCGCCGAGCACCACGACTTCGACCGGGGCTACGGCCCCGCCGTCAACCGCATGCTGCGGCTGATCCGCCAGGAAGGCGCCGACTGGCGGGAACTCGCCGCGGGGCTCTTCAACGGGCAGGGCTCGTGGGGCAACGGCGCCGCGATGCGGGTGGCACCACTCGGCGCCTGGTATGCGGGCGACCTTGTCCAGGCCGCTCACCAGGCGGAGATCTCGGCCTACACCACGCACCAGCACCGCGAGGCGGTCGCCGGAGCGATAGCGGTGGCCGCCGCGGCGGCGCTCGCCGCCGACCCCGCCGCCCCGCGGGACCCCTCCGACCTGCTGGGCGCGGTCCTCGACGTCGTGCCGCGCAGCGCCGTCCAGGCCGGGATCCGGCGGGCCAGGGACATGCTCGACTACGGCGACGTCGCCACCGTGGCAGCGGTGCTCGGCTGCGGCCGGCGTACGAGCGCACATGACACCGTGCCGTTCGCCCTGTGGTCGGCGGCACGCCACCTCGGCGACTACGAACGGGCGTTCTGGACCACCGCGAAGGCGGGCGGCGACATCGACACGACCTGCGCGATCGTCGGCGGCATCGTCGCGGCACGACCGGGCGGCGAACCGCCGGCGGCATGGACCGAGCGGACCGAAGCGCTGCCGGACTGGGCCGTGACGTCCTGA
- a CDS encoding phosphoglycerate mutase family protein, which produces MGRPRRIVLIRHGESQGNRDDTIYERVPDHALELTATGKRQATRAGEGLRELFGDERVQAFVSPYRRTWNTYRALGLDPRLTRAKEEPRLREQDWGNWQDVEDIQRQRKARDAYGHFFYRFAMGESGADVYDRVGAFLETLYRAFDQEDFPSNVLIVTHGITMRLFCMRWFHWTVEEFEALSNPENAETRALLLQPSGRYVLDRPFDRWRTPGPPGGGDG; this is translated from the coding sequence ATGGGACGTCCTCGCCGCATCGTGCTCATCCGGCACGGCGAGTCCCAGGGCAACAGGGACGACACCATTTACGAGCGGGTGCCTGACCACGCCCTGGAGCTCACCGCCACCGGCAAGCGCCAGGCCACCCGGGCCGGTGAGGGCCTGCGCGAGCTGTTCGGCGACGAGCGGGTGCAGGCGTTCGTGTCGCCCTACCGGCGCACCTGGAACACCTACCGGGCGCTGGGCCTGGATCCGCGGCTGACCCGGGCCAAGGAGGAACCACGGCTCCGGGAGCAGGACTGGGGCAACTGGCAGGACGTCGAGGACATCCAGCGCCAGCGCAAGGCACGTGACGCGTACGGCCACTTCTTCTACCGCTTCGCGATGGGGGAGAGCGGCGCGGACGTCTACGACCGGGTCGGGGCGTTTCTGGAAACCCTCTACCGCGCCTTCGACCAGGAGGACTTCCCGTCCAACGTCCTGATCGTCACCCACGGGATCACCATGCGGCTGTTCTGCATGCGCTGGTTCCACTGGACGGTCGAGGAGTTCGAGGCCCTGTCCAACCCGGAGAACGCCGAGACCCGCGCTCTGCTGCTCCAGCCGTCGGGCCGCTATGTCCTGGACCGGCCGTTCGACCGGTGGCGCACCCCGGGGCCGCCCGGTGGCGGCGACGGGTGA
- a CDS encoding SDR family oxidoreductase gives MPASTERVVVIGGTSGIGLATAEEQLRAGRAVIVTGRDKGRLDAALARLGDGASGTSLDALDETATHDFFAGLGPVDHVVVAVTGATAAGPFCDLPIARLRAAAEGKLVAQTIAAQSALKALRPGGSITFVTAGSAGSARPGTAGLAAVNAAVEAMVPVLAVELAPVRVNAVSPGIIDTPWWDWMDADARQQAFDSFASTAPAGRVGRPEDVAGAIGYLLGATFTTGVVLPVDGGSRLRPAAL, from the coding sequence ATGCCCGCATCGACAGAACGCGTCGTCGTCATCGGCGGCACATCGGGAATCGGCCTGGCCACCGCGGAGGAGCAGCTGCGGGCCGGCCGCGCGGTGATCGTCACCGGGCGGGACAAGGGCAGGCTGGACGCCGCGCTCGCTCGGCTCGGGGACGGTGCGTCCGGCACGTCGCTGGACGCGCTGGACGAGACGGCCACCCATGACTTCTTCGCCGGCCTCGGCCCCGTCGACCACGTGGTGGTGGCCGTCACCGGCGCCACCGCCGCAGGACCTTTCTGTGACCTGCCGATAGCCCGGCTGCGCGCCGCCGCCGAGGGGAAACTGGTGGCCCAGACCATCGCCGCCCAGTCGGCCCTCAAGGCGCTGCGTCCCGGCGGTTCGATCACCTTCGTGACCGCCGGCTCCGCCGGTTCGGCACGTCCGGGCACCGCCGGGCTCGCCGCGGTCAACGCGGCCGTCGAGGCGATGGTCCCGGTGCTCGCCGTCGAATTGGCGCCGGTCCGGGTCAATGCCGTGTCGCCCGGCATCATCGACACCCCGTGGTGGGACTGGATGGACGCCGACGCCCGGCAGCAGGCGTTCGACAGCTTCGCGTCGACCGCGCCGGCCGGGCGGGTGGGGCGCCCGGAGGATGTCGCCGGGGCGATCGGGTATTTGCTCGGCGCGACCTTCACCACCGGCGTGGTGCTCCCGGTCGACGGCGGGTCGCGTCTGCGGCCGGCGGCGCTGTGA